In Amycolatopsis coloradensis, one genomic interval encodes:
- a CDS encoding ANTAR domain-containing protein yields the protein MSETTSSPAPAAGSPDPADDLVAMRDHIRFYRARAEQLQYALDHRLPIEQAKGILAERYQIDIDAAFELLRSFCRNNNMKIHDVARTLIEQPSEGDRRISC from the coding sequence ATGTCCGAGACCACGTCTTCGCCGGCCCCCGCGGCCGGGTCTCCCGACCCGGCCGACGACCTCGTGGCCATGCGCGACCACATCCGCTTCTACCGGGCCCGCGCCGAGCAACTCCAGTACGCGCTCGACCACCGGCTTCCCATCGAGCAGGCGAAGGGAATCCTCGCCGAGCGTTACCAGATCGACATCGACGCGGCGTTCGAACTGCTGCGCTCGTTCTGCCGTAACAACAACATGAAGATCCACGACGTCGCCAGGACGCTCATCGAGCAGCCCAGCGAAGGTGACCGCCGGATCTCTTGCTGA
- a CDS encoding GAF domain-containing sensor histidine kinase: MSAHDRLGGNDDRITGALSQPRVREVLRDLQDRIERLIGTREKMDGLLEAVLAVASGLELDATLRRIVQAAIDLGEATYGALGVIADDDSLAEFVYLGIDGETKEQIGHLPKGHGLLGFVIDEAKPVRLADISAHPASVGFPPCHPPMRSFLGVPVRVRDKVFGNLYLTEKRGEGFTDDDEVVVQALAAAAGIAIENAHLYEQTRIRQRWQSATSEVTTELLGGTDPVDALNLIAGRALELTGSDLTLLALPGSGRLDVSPDGEDEVDELTIAVCAGVRAAELTGTRISVATSLPGAVYRDRTPRSVPELVLGAEGELRLGPTLVVPLRARERTSGVLMAVRNPGAVPFEFAQLPVVASFADQAALALQLAARQRTARELDVLADRDRIARELHDHVIQRLFAVGLAMQSTHRRADSPDLRRRIGESIDQMHEIVHEIRTAIFDLHGGEAGQRGVRLRHRLYDSITELTDDTPIHPTVSLSGPLDSIPLAFAEHAEAVVRETVGNVVRHARASGVSVSVAVKDDVLRIVVTDDGTGIAGEQSGPGGLRNLRDRAERAGGTFRAETKEEGGTRVEWSAPLR, from the coding sequence ATGTCGGCTCATGACCGGCTGGGCGGAAACGACGACCGGATCACCGGTGCCCTTTCCCAGCCGCGGGTTCGTGAGGTGCTGCGTGATCTCCAGGACCGCATCGAACGGCTCATCGGCACCCGCGAGAAGATGGACGGCCTGCTCGAAGCGGTGCTCGCGGTCGCGTCGGGGCTCGAGCTGGACGCGACGCTGCGCCGGATCGTGCAGGCGGCGATCGATCTCGGCGAAGCCACTTACGGCGCGCTGGGAGTGATCGCGGACGACGATTCGCTCGCCGAATTCGTCTATCTCGGCATCGACGGCGAGACGAAGGAGCAGATCGGGCATCTCCCGAAAGGGCACGGGCTGCTGGGTTTCGTCATCGACGAGGCGAAACCGGTGCGGCTGGCCGACATCTCGGCGCATCCCGCGTCGGTCGGATTCCCGCCATGCCATCCGCCGATGCGCTCGTTCCTCGGTGTGCCGGTCCGGGTGCGCGACAAGGTGTTCGGAAATCTCTACCTCACCGAGAAACGCGGGGAGGGTTTCACCGACGACGACGAGGTGGTCGTCCAGGCACTCGCGGCCGCGGCCGGGATCGCGATCGAGAACGCCCACCTCTACGAGCAGACGCGGATCCGCCAGCGGTGGCAGTCCGCGACCAGCGAGGTGACCACGGAACTGCTGGGCGGCACCGATCCGGTCGACGCGCTCAATCTGATCGCGGGCAGGGCCTTGGAACTGACCGGATCCGACCTCACCTTGCTGGCACTGCCCGGTTCCGGCAGGCTCGACGTCAGCCCGGACGGGGAGGACGAGGTCGACGAACTCACCATCGCCGTCTGCGCGGGCGTACGGGCGGCGGAGCTGACGGGGACGCGGATCAGCGTCGCCACCTCCTTGCCCGGGGCGGTCTACCGCGACCGTACCCCGCGCAGCGTGCCCGAACTCGTGCTCGGCGCCGAGGGGGAGTTGCGCCTCGGGCCGACGCTCGTGGTGCCGCTCCGGGCGCGGGAGCGGACGTCCGGCGTGCTGATGGCGGTACGGAACCCGGGCGCGGTCCCGTTCGAGTTCGCCCAGTTGCCGGTGGTGGCCTCGTTCGCCGACCAGGCCGCGCTCGCGCTGCAACTGGCGGCGCGGCAGCGCACGGCGAGGGAACTCGACGTGCTCGCCGACCGCGACCGGATCGCCAGGGAACTGCACGACCACGTGATCCAGCGGTTGTTCGCGGTCGGGCTCGCCATGCAGAGCACGCACCGCCGCGCGGACTCGCCGGACCTGCGGCGGCGGATCGGCGAGAGCATCGACCAGATGCACGAGATCGTGCACGAGATCCGCACGGCGATCTTCGATCTCCACGGCGGCGAGGCGGGCCAGCGGGGAGTGCGGCTGCGGCACCGGCTCTACGACTCGATCACCGAACTCACCGACGACACCCCCATCCACCCGACGGTCAGCCTGTCCGGGCCGCTCGACTCGATTCCGCTCGCCTTCGCCGAACACGCCGAAGCGGTGGTGCGGGAAACGGTCGGCAACGTGGTCCGGCACGCGCGGGCGAGCGGGGTTTCGGTGAGCGTCGCGGTGAAGGACGACGTCCTGCGGATCGTCGTCACCGACGACGGTACCGGGATCGCCGGTGAGCAGAGCGGGCCCGGCGGGCTGCGGAATCTGCGCGATCGCGCGGAAAGAGCGGGCGGGACGTTCCGGGCGGAGACGAAAGAAGAGGGCGGAACCAGGGTCGAGTGGTCCGCCCCCTTGCGCTGA
- a CDS encoding Acg family FMN-binding oxidoreductase produces MTIQVTRVGRLNSEQVNSVLRSATLAPSTHNTQPWLFRCTGTGIEVHADPRRILPATDPDGREIVLSCGAALFTLRTAIHALGFHPATILMPSRTDPDLLAVVRPLAERTPDPKVVRLAGAIPRRRTNRRPFVSNVVPKTTLTALRHATELEHAWMSSLDVEQCRLLRDLTARARREQLADPAFLAELDRWTGLGASTRDGVPSYAMEGSPADESWLLGEFGEDHSTTLPLPLVVVIGSLTDERLDRLQAGQALQRVLLAATCAGLDASFISPPIVVRGAHAELRRLLGCGVWPQVLLRVGYGSPLPWTPRRPLEDMLLDTLISA; encoded by the coding sequence ATGACCATACAAGTCACCAGGGTCGGGCGTTTGAACTCCGAACAGGTGAATTCCGTGCTCCGGTCGGCGACGCTGGCTCCGTCGACGCACAACACCCAGCCGTGGCTCTTCCGGTGCACCGGCACCGGGATCGAAGTCCACGCCGATCCGCGCCGGATCCTGCCTGCCACGGATCCGGACGGCCGGGAAATCGTTCTCTCGTGCGGTGCCGCCCTGTTCACCCTCCGGACGGCGATTCACGCACTGGGCTTCCATCCGGCGACGATCCTGATGCCGAGCCGCACCGATCCCGATCTGCTGGCCGTCGTCCGGCCGCTCGCCGAGCGCACCCCGGATCCGAAGGTCGTCCGGTTGGCCGGCGCGATCCCTCGACGGCGGACCAACCGGCGGCCGTTCGTGTCCAACGTCGTCCCGAAAACCACGCTCACCGCGCTCCGTCACGCGACCGAACTCGAGCACGCGTGGATGTCGAGCCTCGATGTCGAACAGTGCCGGCTGCTGCGAGACCTCACCGCCCGTGCCCGCCGCGAGCAACTCGCCGACCCCGCGTTCCTCGCGGAACTCGACCGCTGGACCGGCCTGGGCGCGAGCACTCGCGACGGGGTGCCGTCCTACGCGATGGAGGGCTCCCCGGCCGACGAAAGCTGGCTCCTCGGCGAATTCGGCGAAGACCACAGCACCACGCTGCCTCTTCCGCTCGTGGTGGTGATCGGGTCCCTGACCGACGAACGGCTCGACCGGCTGCAAGCCGGCCAGGCACTGCAACGGGTCCTGCTGGCCGCGACCTGCGCGGGCCTGGACGCGTCGTTCATCTCACCGCCGATCGTGGTCCGCGGGGCCCACGCCGAACTCCGGCGTCTCCTCGGCTGCGGCGTGTGGCCGCAGGTGCTGCTGCGGGTCGGCTACGGATCGCCGCTGCCGTGGACGCCCCGGCGCCCGCTGGAGGACATGCTGCTCGACACGCTCATTTCCGCTTGA
- a CDS encoding Acg family FMN-binding oxidoreductase — MKIPLPTHVDQAVAAAVRAPSPLNTQPWRFVVDGDRIEVWLDRARVLRIADPDAREARLSCGAAMFNLMISLRSNGKTLSVRVVPKPDEPDLLAELEIDGDRFSSSEERRLAEVVFRRHTNRRPFLDRPVPVWARTTLRAAALVEGGLLELFGRGDRANAVARVLHRAEAAQAHNGAFQAEVALWTRRTANAPDGVLALTRPPSAHRIPSQESFFTAEPEGGEPVLGAVLTAGTGPAADLRAGMVLQRVLLTATAAGLAASFVGRPFETPETRAGMDRIFADIGRPHTVLRFGYGRPVPMTARRQVGEVLLRRSEASL, encoded by the coding sequence ATGAAGATCCCGTTGCCGACTCATGTCGACCAGGCGGTGGCGGCCGCCGTCCGCGCGCCGTCCCCGCTCAACACCCAGCCGTGGCGGTTCGTCGTCGACGGGGACCGGATCGAGGTGTGGCTCGACCGCGCCAGGGTGCTCCGGATCGCCGACCCGGACGCCCGCGAGGCGCGGCTGTCGTGCGGTGCGGCGATGTTCAACCTGATGATTTCGTTGCGGTCCAACGGCAAGACCCTTTCGGTGCGGGTGGTGCCGAAGCCGGACGAGCCTGATCTGCTCGCCGAACTCGAGATCGATGGCGACCGGTTCTCCTCGTCGGAGGAGCGGAGGCTGGCCGAAGTCGTCTTCCGGCGCCACACGAACCGTCGTCCGTTCCTGGACCGGCCGGTGCCCGTGTGGGCGCGGACGACGTTGCGGGCGGCCGCGCTCGTGGAGGGTGGGCTGCTGGAGCTGTTCGGTCGTGGTGACCGGGCGAACGCGGTCGCGCGCGTGCTGCACCGGGCCGAGGCCGCGCAGGCACACAACGGTGCATTCCAGGCGGAGGTCGCGTTGTGGACCAGGCGGACGGCGAACGCGCCGGACGGTGTCCTGGCGCTGACCAGACCGCCGTCGGCTCACCGCATTCCCTCGCAGGAGTCCTTCTTCACCGCGGAGCCCGAAGGCGGTGAGCCGGTGCTCGGCGCGGTGCTGACCGCGGGCACCGGGCCCGCCGCGGATCTTCGGGCGGGCATGGTGCTGCAGCGGGTACTGCTGACGGCGACGGCCGCCGGCCTCGCGGCGTCGTTCGTCGGCAGGCCGTTCGAAACCCCGGAGACCCGGGCCGGGATGGACCGGATCTTCGCCGACATCGGCCGGCCGCACACGGTGTTGCGCTTCGGGTACGGCCGTCCGGTGCCGATGACGGCCCGCCGTCAGGTCGGCGAAGTGCTGCTCCGGCGGTCCGAGGCGAGTCTCTGA
- a CDS encoding dsRBD fold-containing protein produces the protein MTGTEPTMTDKWTIDVSLQHEPYRVRAEALLRLEDGGEFVGVGIAEAGLRNGSASQIGSYLAVTRALSDLTAELLETVASDVARSVEVDGVLATQSTN, from the coding sequence ATGACCGGAACGGAGCCGACGATGACGGACAAGTGGACGATCGACGTTTCCCTGCAGCACGAGCCGTACCGGGTGCGCGCGGAAGCGTTGCTCCGGCTCGAGGACGGCGGCGAGTTCGTCGGTGTCGGAATCGCGGAGGCCGGGCTGAGAAACGGTTCGGCCTCCCAGATCGGCTCCTATCTCGCGGTGACACGGGCGCTTTCGGACCTCACCGCGGAACTGCTGGAGACCGTCGCCTCCGACGTCGCCCGCTCGGTCGAAGTCGACGGGGTCCTCGCCACGCAGTCGACGAACTGA
- a CDS encoding DUF6528 family protein, with protein sequence MKIMRKSLAALAVVGLSVAASAPAVADAGARDRGSIVITEQASKRILVLPADRASWHGRKVGWAWAPNAANGLADLAGSWSNPSDAKLAERGGEKYLLTSASGGFTAVVPYPAGDRAYWAANVGGPANPHSIELLPDGNVAVAASTGGWVRIYTASQGQRSTTYTEYRLVGAHGVVWDAGRNVLWALGTDALVALNVGGTPAAPVLTEQRSVPVPSKGGHDLQPVPGRPDLLWVTTEAGVYQFSKTSGGFSQRYAGVREIDRPHVKSVSTNPRTGQILTASVQDGHLCTWCTDTVRLAFPRAELALHGAWIYKARWWIG encoded by the coding sequence ATGAAGATCATGCGGAAATCCTTGGCGGCGCTGGCCGTCGTGGGCCTTTCGGTCGCGGCATCCGCGCCGGCGGTGGCGGACGCGGGCGCCCGCGATCGCGGTTCGATCGTCATCACCGAGCAGGCGTCCAAGCGGATCCTGGTCCTGCCCGCGGACCGGGCGTCCTGGCATGGCCGGAAGGTGGGCTGGGCGTGGGCGCCGAACGCCGCGAACGGGCTGGCGGACCTGGCGGGTTCGTGGAGCAACCCGAGCGACGCGAAGCTCGCCGAGCGAGGTGGCGAGAAGTACCTGCTGACGTCGGCGTCGGGCGGTTTCACCGCCGTCGTGCCGTATCCGGCGGGCGACCGGGCGTACTGGGCGGCGAACGTCGGCGGGCCCGCCAACCCGCACAGCATCGAACTCCTGCCGGACGGGAACGTCGCGGTGGCGGCGAGCACCGGCGGCTGGGTACGGATCTACACCGCTTCGCAGGGGCAGCGTTCGACGACCTACACGGAGTACCGGCTGGTGGGCGCACATGGGGTGGTGTGGGACGCCGGGAGGAACGTGTTGTGGGCTCTGGGCACCGACGCGCTCGTCGCGTTGAACGTCGGCGGCACGCCCGCCGCGCCTGTGCTCACCGAGCAGCGCTCCGTTCCGGTGCCGAGCAAGGGCGGGCACGACCTCCAGCCGGTCCCGGGTCGGCCGGATCTGCTGTGGGTGACCACGGAAGCGGGGGTGTACCAGTTCTCGAAGACGAGTGGCGGGTTCTCCCAGCGCTACGCGGGCGTGCGGGAGATCGACCGGCCGCACGTGAAGAGTGTGTCGACGAACCCGCGGACCGGGCAGATCCTGACCGCCTCGGTGCAGGACGGTCACCTGTGCACGTGGTGCACGGACACTGTCCGGCTGGCCTTTCCACGCGCCGAGCTGGCGCTGCACGGCGCGTGGATCTACAAGGCCCGCTGGTGGATCGGTTGA
- a CDS encoding response regulator transcription factor, whose amino-acid sequence MLRVFLVDDHEVVRRGVADMLEEDADLCVVGQAATFSQALARIPALRPDVAVLDVRLPDGNGVELARELRSKMPELKCLMLTSYTDEQAMLDAIMAGARGYVIKDIRGMDLVAAVKEVGLGRSLLDTRAAATLMAKFRDDAAKKGPLAGLSDQERTLLELIGEGLTNRQIAERMFLAEKTVKNYVSRLLTKLGMQRRTQAAVLATELRRQ is encoded by the coding sequence ATGCTCCGGGTGTTTCTGGTCGACGATCACGAGGTGGTCCGTCGAGGGGTCGCGGACATGCTCGAGGAGGACGCCGACCTGTGCGTCGTCGGGCAGGCCGCCACGTTTTCCCAAGCGCTGGCGAGGATTCCGGCTCTGCGGCCGGATGTCGCCGTGCTCGACGTGCGGCTGCCGGACGGTAACGGCGTCGAACTCGCCAGGGAACTGCGCTCCAAGATGCCCGAGCTGAAATGCCTGATGCTCACGTCCTACACCGACGAACAGGCGATGCTGGACGCGATCATGGCGGGCGCGCGCGGGTACGTCATCAAGGACATCCGGGGGATGGACCTGGTGGCGGCGGTCAAGGAGGTCGGCCTCGGCCGGTCGTTGCTGGACACGCGGGCCGCCGCGACACTGATGGCGAAGTTCCGCGACGACGCCGCCAAGAAGGGGCCGCTCGCCGGGCTTTCCGACCAGGAACGCACCCTGCTGGAACTGATCGGCGAGGGACTGACCAACCGGCAGATCGCCGAGCGGATGTTCCTCGCGGAGAAGACCGTGAAGAACTACGTGTCCCGGCTGCTGACGAAACTCGGGATGCAGCGGCGGACTCAGGCGGCCGTGCTGGCCACGGAACTGCGGCGGCAGTGA
- a CDS encoding response regulator transcription factor → MNRTPPPRLRVLVADDNPVIGDALRALLESEPDIEVVGVALDAGEAVALAELLVPEVALLDVRIPGGGGAWMAREIRRRVPHTRLMAFSAHSDTRSIAQMASAGVTEYLVKGSPNTEIVAAIRRVCASSANGTE, encoded by the coding sequence ATGAACCGAACGCCGCCCCCCAGACTCCGGGTGCTCGTCGCGGACGACAACCCGGTCATCGGCGACGCCCTGCGCGCCCTCTTGGAATCCGAACCTGACATCGAGGTGGTCGGCGTCGCGCTCGACGCCGGTGAAGCGGTCGCGCTCGCGGAGTTGCTGGTCCCGGAGGTCGCCCTGCTGGACGTACGGATCCCCGGCGGAGGTGGCGCGTGGATGGCGCGGGAGATCCGGCGCCGGGTGCCCCATACGCGGCTGATGGCGTTCTCCGCGCACAGCGACACCCGGTCCATCGCCCAGATGGCGTCCGCGGGCGTCACCGAATACCTCGTAAAGGGCAGCCCCAACACGGAGATCGTCGCGGCCATCCGCCGCGTCTGCGCGAGCAGCGCCAACGGGACCGAGTAG
- a CDS encoding HAMP domain-containing protein, protein MPEPGSKRGSRETVRVGGAIDDQGLQRLLEGLKAVRDGDFSTRLPQVDDVLMDEMALVFNGMVDQLALFTSEVTRVAREVGTDGKLGGQAAVPSVSGTWKDLTDSVNAMAGNLTGQVRDIAEVATAVAKGDLSQKITVDVKGEMLELKNTINTMVDQLSSFADEVTRVAREVGSEGRLGGQAEVPGVAGTWRDLTTSVNFMAGNLTDQVRSIAEVTTAVAKGDLSQKITVDARGEILELKNTINTMVDQLSSFADEVTRVAREVGTEGRLGGQADVKGVSGTWKGLTESVNVMADNLTDQVRSIAEVTTAVAKGDLSQKIRVDARGEILELKDTINTMVGQLSSFADEVTRVAREVGTEGRLGGQADVKGVSGTWKGLTESVNVMADNLTDQVRSIAQVATAVARGDLSQKITVEAKGEVAALAQTINTMVDTLSAFADEVTRVAREVGTEGILGGQARVPNVAGTWKDLTDNVNSMANNLTGQVRNIAQVTTAVAQGDLSRKIDVDARGEILELKTTINTMVDQLSAFAAEVTRVAREVGSEGRLGGQAEVEGVSGTWKRLTENVNELAGNLTRQVRAIAEVTSAVATGDLTRSISVEAQGEVAELKDNINAMVQSLRETTRANEEQDWLNSNLARISGLMQGHRDLRVVATLIMNELTPLVGAQHGTLFLTESGEHGTRLRLITSYGHSEDPDTPSEFAMGQSLIGQAAQTKKPIVVDRTPPGFVKISSSLGSAPPVTLIVLPIVFEDQVLGVIELATFGQFTAVRKDFLEQLMETIGVNVNTIIANARTDSLLEESQRLAEELQARSEELQAQQAKLQVSNAELEEKAELLARQNRDIEVKNFEIEQARQEIEERAQQLALASKYKSEFLANMSHELRTPLTSLLILAGVLSQNTTQNLTPKQVEFAKVIQSAGTDLLQLINDILDLSKVEAGKMDIHHEPFPLRQLLDYVGTTFRPLTAEKGLDFQVTVEPNVPELLFTDEQRLRQVLRNLLSNAVKFTEDGSVELRVKLVDTVVSPSGALPHESLVAFSVIDTGIGIAEENLESIFGAFQQADGTTSRKYGGTGLGLSISREVAYLLGGEIRADSALGTGSTFTLYLPVARFAASASHDESTVDNVGAERRVLVVEGERNSLLTLLARGVAADVADSHGSVQVRAVADPAEAFEEVKRESYRCVVLDTSMPGTSALSFLKRLAEGPDPVEVPVLAYATRKLSAAQERLLHGHAKVHPVELLPSLDMLRERIMLHISASELEGILPLMQQPEVTVPSPDDQPPGLPAGSPRLQGRKVLLVDDDPRNVYAISGMLELHGLSVVHAPNGRKGIEELLSDDGIDLILMDVMMPEMDGHATTVAIREMPKFAGLPIITVTAKAMEGDREKSLAAGASDYVTKPVNAEELLACMERWLAD, encoded by the coding sequence ATGCCGGAACCGGGAAGCAAGCGCGGATCACGAGAGACGGTCCGGGTGGGCGGGGCGATCGACGACCAAGGCTTGCAGCGGCTGCTGGAGGGCCTGAAAGCCGTTCGCGACGGTGATTTCAGCACCCGGCTGCCCCAGGTGGACGACGTCCTGATGGACGAGATGGCGCTCGTCTTCAACGGGATGGTCGATCAGCTGGCGTTGTTCACCTCCGAGGTCACCCGGGTCGCGCGTGAGGTGGGGACCGACGGAAAGCTCGGCGGCCAGGCGGCGGTGCCCTCGGTTTCGGGGACCTGGAAGGACCTCACCGATTCGGTGAACGCGATGGCGGGCAACCTCACCGGCCAGGTCCGCGACATCGCCGAGGTCGCGACGGCGGTGGCGAAGGGTGATCTGTCGCAGAAGATCACCGTCGACGTCAAGGGCGAGATGCTCGAGTTGAAGAACACGATCAACACGATGGTGGATCAGTTGTCGTCGTTCGCGGACGAGGTCACGCGGGTCGCGCGGGAAGTCGGCAGCGAAGGCCGGCTGGGTGGGCAGGCGGAAGTCCCTGGGGTGGCGGGGACCTGGCGGGATCTGACGACGTCGGTGAACTTCATGGCAGGCAACCTGACCGATCAGGTGCGGTCGATCGCCGAGGTCACCACGGCGGTGGCGAAGGGTGATCTGTCGCAGAAGATCACGGTCGACGCGCGGGGCGAGATCCTGGAGTTGAAGAACACGATCAACACGATGGTGGATCAGTTGTCGTCGTTCGCGGACGAGGTCACTCGGGTGGCGCGCGAGGTCGGCACGGAGGGGCGGTTGGGTGGTCAGGCGGACGTCAAGGGGGTGTCGGGCACGTGGAAGGGTTTGACCGAGTCGGTCAATGTCATGGCCGACAACTTGACCGATCAGGTGCGGTCGATCGCCGAGGTCACCACGGCGGTGGCGAAAGGCGATCTGTCGCAGAAGATCCGCGTCGACGCCCGCGGCGAGATCCTGGAACTCAAGGACACCATCAACACGATGGTCGGTCAGTTGTCGTCGTTCGCGGACGAGGTCACTCGGGTGGCGCGCGAGGTCGGCACGGAGGGGCGGTTGGGTGGTCAGGCGGACGTCAAGGGGGTGTCGGGCACGTGGAAGGGTTTGACCGAGTCGGTCAATGTCATGGCCGACAACCTGACCGATCAGGTGCGGTCGATCGCCCAGGTCGCGACCGCGGTCGCCAGGGGTGATCTGTCGCAGAAGATCACCGTCGAGGCCAAGGGCGAGGTCGCCGCGCTCGCGCAGACGATCAACACGATGGTCGACACGCTGTCGGCCTTCGCGGACGAGGTCACGCGCGTGGCGCGCGAGGTCGGCACCGAGGGCATCCTCGGCGGGCAGGCCAGGGTGCCGAACGTCGCCGGGACCTGGAAGGACCTCACCGACAACGTCAACTCGATGGCGAACAACCTCACCGGCCAGGTCCGCAACATCGCCCAGGTGACCACCGCGGTCGCGCAGGGCGACCTGTCCCGCAAGATCGACGTCGACGCCCGCGGCGAGATCCTGGAGCTCAAGACCACCATCAACACGATGGTCGACCAGCTCTCCGCGTTCGCCGCGGAGGTCACCCGCGTCGCGCGCGAGGTCGGCAGCGAGGGGCGGCTCGGCGGCCAGGCCGAGGTCGAAGGCGTTTCGGGCACCTGGAAGCGGCTGACGGAGAACGTCAACGAGCTGGCGGGCAACCTGACCCGCCAGGTCAGGGCGATCGCCGAGGTCACCAGCGCGGTGGCCACCGGCGACCTCACCCGGTCGATCTCCGTCGAGGCGCAGGGCGAGGTCGCGGAGCTGAAGGACAACATCAACGCGATGGTCCAGTCGCTGCGCGAGACCACGCGGGCGAACGAGGAACAGGACTGGCTCAACAGCAACCTGGCGCGGATCTCCGGCCTGATGCAGGGGCACCGGGATCTGCGGGTGGTGGCCACGCTCATCATGAACGAGCTGACCCCGCTGGTCGGCGCCCAGCACGGGACGCTGTTCCTCACCGAATCCGGTGAACACGGCACCCGGCTGAGGCTCATCACCAGCTACGGGCACAGCGAGGACCCGGACACGCCCTCGGAGTTCGCGATGGGGCAGTCGTTGATCGGCCAGGCCGCGCAGACCAAGAAACCGATCGTGGTCGACCGGACGCCACCGGGTTTCGTGAAGATCTCGTCGAGCCTCGGTTCCGCCCCGCCGGTCACCCTGATCGTGCTGCCGATCGTCTTCGAGGACCAGGTGCTCGGCGTCATCGAACTGGCCACGTTCGGCCAATTCACCGCCGTCCGCAAGGATTTCCTCGAACAACTGATGGAGACCATCGGGGTCAACGTCAACACGATCATCGCCAACGCGCGGACCGACTCGTTGCTGGAGGAGTCCCAGCGGCTCGCCGAGGAGCTCCAGGCCCGCTCGGAGGAACTCCAAGCGCAGCAGGCGAAGCTCCAGGTCTCCAACGCGGAACTGGAGGAGAAGGCCGAACTCCTCGCGCGGCAGAACCGCGACATCGAGGTGAAGAACTTCGAAATCGAGCAGGCGCGCCAGGAGATCGAGGAACGCGCGCAGCAGCTCGCGCTCGCTTCCAAGTACAAGTCGGAGTTCCTGGCGAACATGTCGCACGAGCTCCGTACGCCGTTGACCAGCCTGCTGATCCTCGCCGGGGTCCTCTCGCAGAACACGACCCAGAACCTGACGCCCAAACAGGTCGAGTTCGCCAAGGTGATCCAGTCCGCGGGCACCGACCTGCTACAGCTGATCAACGACATCCTCGACCTGTCGAAGGTCGAAGCGGGCAAGATGGACATCCACCACGAGCCGTTCCCGCTGCGCCAGCTGCTCGACTACGTCGGCACGACCTTCCGTCCGCTGACCGCGGAGAAGGGGCTCGACTTCCAGGTCACCGTCGAACCCAACGTGCCCGAACTGCTCTTCACCGACGAGCAACGGCTGCGGCAGGTGCTGCGGAACCTGCTGTCGAACGCGGTCAAGTTCACCGAAGACGGCAGCGTCGAACTGCGGGTCAAACTGGTCGACACCGTCGTTTCGCCGTCGGGGGCGCTCCCGCACGAATCACTGGTGGCCTTCAGCGTCATCGACACCGGGATCGGGATCGCCGAGGAGAACCTCGAATCGATCTTCGGGGCCTTCCAGCAGGCCGACGGCACCACAAGCCGCAAGTACGGCGGCACTGGGCTCGGCCTGTCGATCAGCCGTGAGGTCGCGTACCTGCTCGGCGGTGAGATCCGGGCGGACAGTGCGCTGGGGACGGGCAGCACGTTCACGCTCTACCTGCCGGTGGCCAGGTTCGCCGCGTCCGCGAGCCACGATGAGTCCACTGTGGACAACGTCGGCGCGGAGCGGCGGGTCCTGGTCGTGGAGGGCGAGCGGAACAGCCTGCTGACCTTGCTCGCCCGCGGCGTCGCGGCCGACGTCGCGGACAGCCACGGCTCGGTCCAGGTCCGGGCGGTGGCCGATCCGGCGGAAGCGTTCGAGGAAGTGAAGCGGGAGAGCTACCGCTGCGTCGTCCTCGACACCAGCATGCCCGGAACGAGCGCGTTGAGCTTCCTCAAACGGCTCGCCGAGGGGCCGGACCCCGTCGAGGTCCCGGTGCTGGCGTACGCGACCCGCAAGCTCAGCGCGGCGCAGGAGCGCTTGCTGCACGGGCACGCGAAGGTGCATCCGGTCGAGCTGTTGCCGTCGCTGGACATGCTGCGGGAACGCATCATGCTGCACATCTCGGCCAGCGAACTCGAAGGCATCCTGCCACTGATGCAGCAGCCGGAGGTGACGGTGCCGTCGCCGGACGACCAGCCGCCCGGCCTGCCTGCCGGCTCGCCGCGGTTGCAGGGGCGCAAGGTCCTGCTCGTCGACGACGACCCCCGCAACGTGTACGCGATCTCGGGGATGCTCGAACTGCACGGACTGTCGGTCGTGCACGCGCCCAACGGCCGCAAGGGCATCGAGGAACTGCTGTCCGACGACGGCATCGACCTGATCCTGATGGACGTGATGATGCCGGAGATGGACGGCCACGCGACGACCGTGGCGATCCGCGAGATGCCGAAGTTCGCCGGTCTGCCGATCATCACGGTGACCGCGAAAGCGATGGAAGGGGACCGGGAGAAGAGCCTCGCCGCCGGGGCGAGCGATTACGTCACCAAACCCGTGAACGCCGAGGAACTGCTGGCGTGCATGGAACGCTGGCTCGCGGACTGA